CACAGTTGGAGCGAAAATGGGCCATGGAAGCCGGTTTGCTACGATGCTGCGCGCAATGGCCCCGAGTTGATGTGGAGTAAGCCATCGGAACTGACTTCGTATATCGGCAGGGGTTACGAAAACTCATTCTGGACAACAGATACTTCTTTCAGGGCTGAAGATGCACTTGCTGCCTGGAAATCGAGTCCTCCGCATAATTCTGTAATCATAAACCTCGGTATGTGGAAAGACTCGAAATGGAAAGCCATTGGATTGGCTGCCGAAGGGAATTATGCAGTAGTCTGGTTTGGCGAGAATGAAGATCCAGCCGGGAACATTGATTTACCGGAATAATTATTTTCTGAAAGGTCTTACAACATTGACCGGATCAGCAGGAACAGCCCGCCCGACATGACAATGGTAACCGGGATGGTAATAACCCAGGTGAGCAGAATGTTGTAAATGGTTTTCATTTGCAGATTGTGCCAGCCGCCTTCATACACCATAGATCCTGCAATGCCGGATGAGAGCACATGGGTTGTACTTACCGGCAAGCCAATGGTTGACGAAGACATGATGGTTGCGGTTGCTACTATTTGGGCGCTGGCGCCTTGTGCATAACTCATCTGCGTTTTGCCGATTTTTTCACCAAGTGTTGTTACAATACGTTTCCAGCCAATCATAGTACCGAGCCCAAGTGAAATTGAAACCATCAGAATCACCCACCAAGGTGCATATTCCGTGTAAGAGTCCATTTCCTTAATATCGTTTTTCAGCATTTTGCTTTCTTTATGATTCAACACAAGTGCATTGTTCTTAACGACAGAAGGACTTTTTAGAAACTCATTCATTTTTTTCTTAATGGTAAGAATGTCTTTTCTTGCATTGAATCGGTCGAGCTTGTCTGATTGTTCAGGATTCTGTGCTATCAGTAAATTCCCTTTAAGATCAGAAATACAGGATGTCAGTGTAGTATATACAGGCAGATCGGCCACCAGGATTTTTGTAGTATCGGTTTTGCCAATATAATACTCAATGTGATTTACATTACCGATCATATTGGATGGGTTTTTCGAAATATCGAGTGCGAAGTGTGCAGGCAGCAAGCTGATCAGAATAATCATAATCAATCCAACTCCTTTCTGTCCATCATTGGAGCCATGCGAATAACTTACGGTGGTGCATGTCCCGATCAGCAGTAAACGCACCCAAAAAGGCGGCTTTTTCTCCGGATCGGCAGGTTTGAAAAACTTTTTCTTTCGGATGGTTCGTTTTAAAATGTGCATCAAAAGAATTGTAAGCCCAAAGCCGATTACCGGTGAAATCAAAAGTGCGCTGAATGCTTCAATAACTTTTGTCCAGTTAAGCGCTGCACCACTTGAGTCTGAAATGAAAAGAAAGGCAAGACCAACGCCGAAAATACTTCCAATGAGTGTGTGCGAGCTGGAGCAGGGAATACCGAAATACCAGGTGCCAAGGTTCCAGATGATGGCTGTCAGAATTAGCGAAGCAACCATCGCAACATTATGACTGATGTTTTGGTCGAGCAGAATTTCGAGGGGCAGCAGATTAATAATACCAATTGCAACCGCAATTCCACCAAAATAAACGCCTAGAAAATTGAAGATTCCGGACCAGATTACTGCTACCCGGGGTTTCAGCGAACGTGTGTAAATGACCGTTGCAACTGCATTGGCCGTATCGTGAAATCCATTGATAAATTCAAACGCCATGGCTGCCAATATGCAACCAAACAACAGGATGGTCATCCCTAAATCAAGTCCGAACATTTTTTCTAATTTCCTGCAAATTTCCTGGAAATTCCAATATGAATTTAATGTTACGCATTAATAACCATTTGGTAACAATAAATTAATATTGACCCGGATCTGTCAGTTGATTCCGGGTCAATATTAATTGAAAAACAAGCTGCTAGATCAAGCGGTAATCAGTGTCGGCCGCCTGGCTTTTGGTTCTGATATCGAGTTCTGTCAATTCATTTACAAAGCGCGTGATATTCTGAATTTCGGTGGTGATGTTGAAAAACAGCAGACTTGAGCGTGATGCATTTTCTTTGCGTTTCACCCGCTCGATCTGAGAACGCCGGACAATTTTGATTTTATCGCAAACGACATTGGCTATCTGATGCAGATCGTCGGCCAGGCCACGACCCGAATCTTCCATCACAATTTTCTTTGAGAAGTCGCATAACTGCTGCAGATCTTCGGACAAAGACTCGAAATCGCGCATTTGATTTTTGCCGAGATTTTTATGCTGATTATTGATGTGATTATACACAGGGTGCGTCAAATAACCAAGACTGACTGAGATTTCACGGAGGATTTCAGCGTTTTTGAGATAGTATTCGCCATAGAGCACGTAATTGTCTCCCAGTGCTGAAATTGAGCTGTTGACGGTTGAGCTGAACAATTCTGTCCGCTTATTAATGTCTTTCACAATTTCATCAGCTTCTTTCAGCTTTTTCAGTTTTTCTTCTTCAAGGCCTTCACGGATTAAAGTGACGACTTCAGGAATTTTCTCTATTACATACGAAACATTGGTTCTGCATAAGTCGAGAATTTCGCTTTCGCCGGTATTCTCATCAATGCGTAACATGTTTTCTTTTTCCTGATAATCCTTTTCGCGACGACGGTGAATAACTTTGCTGCGGACAAGAAAGAATATGGCAAATACGGACAGAAGAACGACTGAAACAATGCTGCCCAGATAGAGCACATAGGCAAGCAGTGCGGCAGAAAGGAAGGCCAGAAATGCTGTAATGAACCAACCGCCAATTACAGTGGTAACTCCGGAAACGCGATACACAGCGCTGTCGCGGTCCCAGGCGCGGTCAGCCAGTGATGTTCCCATGGCCACCATGAAAGTAACATAGGTTGTTGAAAGCGGGAGTTTGAGCGATGTTCCGAATGCAATGAGACTTGATCCGACGGTGAGATTTATTGCAGCGCGTACCATGTCAAATGCCGGTGCATCGGGACTGTTGCTCATTGGAGGAGCAGCAAACCGTTTTTCGATCCAGCGATGGACAGCAGGAATGCGTACCAGTGTAAAGAAATTTCCGATTGAAACAGCCAGTTTTACAAGCGAACGAGCTACCGGATTGGTGTCGAAATTTTCAACACCTTCGTTCTGACGCGACAATCCAACCTCGGTGCGGATAACGGTTCGGGTTTTTTTATTGAGCCACAAAGTCAGCAACATGATTAATCCAGCCCCCATCAGAAATCCAACCGGAACCTTGGCCGGAGTACTTAATGTCTCCATTGTCATTGTTGGATCTCCGGTTACAGAATAGGCCTGGTAGGCATCGAGACCAGCCAGTGATGGTCCGAGAAAGTTTACGAGGTCATTACCAGCAAATGCCATGGCGATTGCAAAAGTTCCATAAATCACAATGACCCGAAAAACATTTACTCTGAAAAGCAATTGCAACATCAACAGAATTACAGCGGCCCCTGCCATTACTGAAGTAAGCATCAATGCAAGGTGCTGGGCCACATATTCTTTCATGTCCTTATCGATGAAAGTGGCCGATTTCATTCCTTTGAAAAATATAAAATATGAAATAAGGGCGATTGCAATGCCACCGAAAATGGCTCCGCCGATTTTATATCTTGAGAAGTTGAAACTGAAAACAGTTCGCGCAATTTTTTGAATAAGCAATCCGAAAAAGAAAGCGATGGCAATGGATACAAAAATAGCAATGATCATTGCAAAAGCTTTTTCTGTATTCATGTACATATCGAGATCGCCAATTGCCTGCCCATTTTCAACAAGTTTTGCCACTGAAAAAGTAAAGGAAGCACCCAGCAACGCCGCAACCAGAGAAACGGTTGTCGATGTTGGCAGTCCAAGCGTATTGAAGAAATCAATCAGCAGCACATCGTTGAGCATTACGGCCAGATAAATCATAATGACTTCTTCGAACATAAAATATTGCGGATGAAACACCCCTGATCGCGCCACGTCCATCATGCCGCCGGCAAACAAGGCGCCAACAAAAACACCCAGCGAAGCTATCACGAGCAACCACTTGAAAGTGAGACTACGGGAGCCGTACCCGGAGTTGAGAAAGTTTACTGCATCGTTGGCCACACCGACGGTGAGATCCATTATTGAGAGCAGAAAAAGTACGACCAATACACCTATAAAATAATATTCCATTGTACGGAGTTTTTAATGATGCAAAAATAAAGGTACAAAAACAACTCTACATTAGCGCTATGTTAAGAAATTATTAGGTGGGATAGTAAGAGGATGTCTCAAAATTGAAAATCGTTACGATATTCCATCGTTCCGGCCGGTTCGAAATCCCTCGAAGGGTTCTGAACCCTTCGAGGGATAATATTCGGCCGGAATATGGAATCGTCGTAACAGCTTCAAAAACAACGATTCCATACCCTTTCGCTCCTACGTCGCTTTCGGACGATGGAATATTATTTTTGAAGAAGGCGATATTTTGAGACATCCTCGTTGTTGCAGCAACAAAAAATGGGTTTAGCTTTTACACTAAACCCAATAGAGATTATTTAAACAGAAACAATGAACTCAGACTTACATTCCTCTCAGGTTTTCTTTGCGGACGCTGTCTTTCTGCTCGTTGGTTTGTTTGAAATTGTATTTGAGCACTGCACTTTCCCAATCACCATACATTGGGTTTGGAAGAACGATAAAACGCTTTCCGAATTCCGATTTGTTTTCGTCGGTAACGGTAAAGCGATCATCAACCGTTTTGTTTTCAAAAATACCGCTAAAATCATTCATATTGTCGCCAATCAGCAACACAATATTATGAGTTGCCGATACTTTGTCGCGACGCTCGTTTTTGCTACTGGTCTTGTCGCGCAGCAACAAATGTTCATCATCGATCATAGGGAAACCAAGTGCCCGCATATTTTTTATGGTAGCATCCTTTTCGGCAATTTTTCGATTGCTGACATAAAACACATCGACGCCTTTTGAAACAGCGTATTTCATAAATTCAACTGCACCGGGAATGGCCGTGGCAGATGCTTTGTCGATCCATTCACCCCAACGTTCAGGGTAACCGAAGTTTCCGAGAATATTCGCAGCTTCGTAGGGGCTATTGTCTACCATGGTTTCGTCAATATCTACAACAACAGCAAGTTTTTTAGGGCCTTTATAACTTTCAAGTGTTTGATCGATCGAAATCCGTGCAGTATTGAATGCCTGATAGCACATAGCGCGCATTTCTGCTGAAGTCTGATACCAGAGTACCGCCATCAGCATGTAGTCGTAATCAAAATTGTTTACATAAACCGTGTCGTGAACAATCACCGTTTTTTCAACAATACGCTCAGTCTGACATGCAGTCAGGGTGAGTAAGCCAACTAAAACAACAACGAACAGATTTTTCATGGGTTTTTGTTTTGATGAAAAAGGCCGGACAAAGCCGGCCCTTAAAGAATTGG
Above is a window of Bacteroidetes bacterium GWF2_43_63 DNA encoding:
- a CDS encoding nuclease PIN, whose translation is MFGLDLGMTILLFGCILAAMAFEFINGFHDTANAVATVIYTRSLKPRVAVIWSGIFNFLGVYFGGIAVAIGIINLLPLEILLDQNISHNVAMVASLILTAIIWNLGTWYFGIPCSSSHTLIGSIFGVGLAFLFISDSSGAALNWTKVIEAFSALLISPVIGFGLTILLMHILKRTIRKKKFFKPADPEKKPPFWVRLLLIGTCTTVSYSHGSNDGQKGVGLIMIILISLLPAHFALDISKNPSNMIGNVNHIEYYIGKTDTTKILVADLPVYTTLTSCISDLKGNLLIAQNPEQSDKLDRFNARKDILTIKKKMNEFLKSPSVVKNNALVLNHKESKMLKNDIKEMDSYTEYAPWWVILMVSISLGLGTMIGWKRIVTTLGEKIGKTQMSYAQGASAQIVATATIMSSSTIGLPVSTTHVLSSGIAGSMVYEGGWHNLQMKTIYNILLTWVITIPVTIVMSGGLFLLIRSML
- a CDS encoding 5'-nucleotidase, lipoprotein e(P4) family — translated: MKNLFVVVLVGLLTLTACQTERIVEKTVIVHDTVYVNNFDYDYMLMAVLWYQTSAEMRAMCYQAFNTARISIDQTLESYKGPKKLAVVVDIDETMVDNSPYEAANILGNFGYPERWGEWIDKASATAIPGAVEFMKYAVSKGVDVFYVSNRKIAEKDATIKNMRALGFPMIDDEHLLLRDKTSSKNERRDKVSATHNIVLLIGDNMNDFSGIFENKTVDDRFTVTDENKSEFGKRFIVLPNPMYGDWESAVLKYNFKQTNEQKDSVRKENLRGM